GCTCACTAGAGtacatttgtttttgtttcaaacaaacatgaaaattattgcagATCATGATGATTCCAGCAAAATATTTCGATGAAATGTTCTGCATTTAATTGGATACAATTTCACAGTTCAATAGATTTAATTGAATACAGCTATTTGGTCCTATTAATACATATTAtccatgtaaaattatttgtttcatTAATGACTTGCTCGTTAGGTATCAGGTTGTCACTATAAGATCAAGTAACAAGAATCAATTAATCTCGATAGTTTTATCACTTTGGTAATGATTTTgacagtaaaataatttttgcaaatccatctaattcatctaaaataaaaaatacaaaaattattaattcatcaaaattaaaaacttaccctAATTCTGCATTAACACACTAAAGTGTAAGATAATGAGGAAACACAAACTAAtccattttaaacaaaagcttaaattcaaaaatcccCATTTAAAGATGATGGAATCGCCTggtactttattttaatttcttctcgacttgtataatttaatttaatcccgAAGAAAAATGAGCAACTTTCTCTGACAAATGTGTCGACAACCCACAAACACAActcaaaatacatttttattaacataatttttcattgcatGTCCCACGACACACAATTTTATCCCTTCGTCTGTTACTTTTTCCCTTCTgcagttaattttattatgagcggatcagatgaaaaaaattaaattatattttttttccagcaTTCCGAGAAAAATCCACaaccaaaaatcaattaaattaaatctcgtTAAATTATCCAGCGTGACAATTTCCAGCtcgcttttaatttaatcatcaCCGACGACAATGGTCATACAAACATTTCaaatagcaaaataaaattgccaTCTGTTACAAATTGCGCATTAGTTCCTTCTCCTCTCTTTCGCCACAAATACAAAACGAAGCCTATCCAAGGTAATCGTTACACTACCAGAACAAAGATGTAAtagcaataattttcatttttattccatCATTTTGTTTATCAGTCAATGTGTCGTTGTCATTGATAACGCATGCTAGCAACCAATAAAGACAACGAAGAAGACCATATGGCTCTCTGAAATGAGCAAATAATACGAATGTCATGACGTATATAAAACACTCACTTTTAAACTACATTTTTATCATCACACAGTTACATGGTAACGTTGTTAGAGAAcccattaaaaaaaggaaaaaaaaaatatcgaagagTGTGTAGGAGGAAAAACGTATATAAAACACTCACTTTTAAACTACATTTTTATCATCACACAGTTACATGGTAACGTTGTTAGAGAACCCATTAAATGCATACTTTATATTATGTCTCGCACTGCGACAAACAGTGGTAGTTAGTGGCGACCCATTATTCGCTTCGTTAAAGACAAACTTTTGGTATGCGGcacgaaaaattatgatttatcaAAGCAGAAAGCGAAAGCGAGCAACTTCATCATTTatcggaaaattttccaatattaCAAGTTTCTGTTACAAgaggcaaagaaaaaaaatattgccacGAGCCTAACGTAATTAAAGTGGctgtaatgtaataatatatattaataatactcACTTACTTGGAATTCATTTCATGTATTTTCCCGTACGCAGCAAAGGGATGTCTGTGTAGTACCTCGTTGACCTAAATACCAAACTGTTGAATTCTCTGTGTGCTTCACAAGGGTTAAAAAGTagcaaaaagtttttgcaatgaacttttaaaaagttgagaaaattatttacaggTGAAAGTGTAGACTTCTCGGAAGTCAAATTCCTTCGACACGTGGCAAAGTGAAAAATCTGATCATATGTCtaccaaaaaattgatcattgTCCAATTCCATTCAATCAAAGCACAACATGGAATCAATCCAGCTGTCACAAACACGATCCGGCTCGACAAGTACGGGAAAATTTCTCACCTGTCCCAAAAATGATTCATTTCTTTCCGTGTGCATGCATGCGATTTATGTAGGTAAGAATGGCAAAAACATGACAATGATGTTGATATATATGGCTGTGACACTTGTTGCATCTTCGAGTAAATAAATTCGTTACGACAGTGACATATTAGGTTACTTTCATGCTTTATTTGACgtgtaataaaatgaaaaagtatcATCTCGATACATATAACAAAAGATTTAAAGCGTGATCACGTGTGGAATTAAAGTGGCGTTGATTTTTCTGTGTGGGATGGCAATATCATGTTTTAATCTGGTTTTCACTGAAAATGTCTGATGTTGCTTTTAACGTGGGTGTTTATCTAGATAGCTtgtttgatgcatttttcttCAAGGTTTGATTTTATGGGGAGATTAGTGGACCTGTAGATTTCGTTCTACCCGAGGATTAAAAAAGTAGGTTTTCagggattaaaataatttcccaTCAAAGTcgaactttcaatttttttatcttgaaatattggaaaaatttcaaaaatttgtctcgTTTTTAAATCGATATTGCAAAttcgattttaatatttattttttctctaaattttttttctatttttccacactttttccaatttgttctattcgacaaaaatattaactcctatttctttaattttgtaacattttcaaagatttttcataTACTATCAAAGATTTTGGCTGCAAAACCTTCTCGCATTTAAGCCTGATacagaacaaaaaatctcatgtagATTCAAGAAGCAGATTTTAATTGATGGCGTTACAAagtttagattaaaattattctgtgACTTTGAAATGCTATAACTCAAATTCTACTTTGTGAATATCTTTGGGGTTTTCTGTTATGGGTTAGGCTTAGTTATGCCAAGGTTTTAGATCAGAAACATTAGAacgattttttacaaattttttttgttacagatTTTTTGCATTCACATATgggtaaaaattctaaaatattttttttacaaaaatctttttgttaagttttaaaaaataaattttattttttataaaaaactttttttaaagtttaatgttttttataaaaaataaaatttatttaataaattattataattattaaaaaaaatatttatttaaattttttttattttaataaattttattttttattaaaaaattgttttaaagtttaaagttttttataaaaaataaaatttatttttaaactttaaaaaatattttttttatttataaaaaaacgtttatttttcaaagaaaagaaTCGACGGGTAGATCGAAGTCCGTGGGTAACGCAAATATtctgtgaagaaaaaattaatggaaagtAAATCGCTTCACCTTCATTCAatttcatcattaaatttaaaattgaaagaagaattcattaaaatataaaagaaaattccaaATCacgatgaatattttataaattataaaatgaatttgcGGTCCTCGAAACGCCGCAACTTTCTTCGTCATCTTTTGCTACTCAATCATCGCTTCTTctcattttacaaaatatagcACACCGTGTCAATAACCCTTTGTAGCTAAGTAGCAACCAGCATCATTATTATCCCTTTTCTCCTTTTTATGTGCCAATTTTACTGCCAGCTCTATTATGCGCTCGACACTCAatgaagataaataaataataatttcaccaGTATGCAGATCGTTATAATAACTTCCACACAATTACCGTAGCCttacttttctctcttttttttttgaaaagaattgagcgaaagaaaagtgaaaagcataaaaaaataaatataaaaagagtgtacagaaatattttgtaaacaaaaaagtgagaGAAATGCGTCTGCCGCTTGCAGGCGTTTGGTTTGACGAAGACTTTCAATATTTCTCTCTCCTTTTGTCTACTCCTTCGAATGGGTTTTATGAAGTGAATTGAGgcttaagtaattttttttctttaacaaagACATATTGTTagatttggttgaaaaataaGACGAAAACCCTTTAAAagtcctttaaaaattattcattgacAAAAGcggatttttatgattttttacatcaaaattcttgcagcaacaaaaaaaatttaaaacatgtcAGAAAGgacaaaatataacaaatagCATACAAGATAACGATTTTCTCAAcctacagtttttttttgtcatgtatGAAAAATGGTAGGAGTCGAGTGAAAACTCATAAATCTGAAtgggaattttttattctgtttcgtttattttactcaaaagtTGGGTAAAAAGGTAGAAAAACTCACATGTGTATAATGGGACAAACGTTGattatgacaaatttctaACAATTTGTTTCTCGTATGTCATTTCGCAGGACTagtcaaacaaacaaacacaaaaaggcAGCAGACCGTAAAAAACAAATGTCACAAAAGGTTGCTACAATCAATAaagattgaaacaaaaaaaaactttttctgaacaaaaaaCTGACATGGCATGCTCACGAAGTCCTCCAGCGAGTCCCCGTGCTCCGAAAATTCAGCAACAATCGTGGGACGATTCTGACACGCCGCCAATTGACTTGTACGACCCAAATAATCACAGTCCTCCGAGATCCCCTGGACGGGTCTCATACTACGATCATCCTTTGAATAGTCCAAATAcgaggtaaaatattttttttcggtgattaattatcatttccaactcaatttattttttttctttaggaaATACGAAAAGCCACGTGATAAGCAACAAATTTGCAAGTCACCCAGTTCGCCGAGGCGTTTCGATTTTCCCGAAATGCGAAatgagcagcagcagcaatacGGAACGCCTCCAAAGGCACCGCCCACAATAACGTACCAAAAGTCGCCCACGGGAAGCTATTACGACCGTAAAAAGAATCCGCAGTCCATTGTTACGAGTCCACGGGGTTCGCAAAGCCTCGAATATGGCGCAATTAGTCCGAAATACGAACATAAACACAAGAAATTCGAGTATTATGAGCCGTGTTCGCCGGATGAGGAGCACCACGATGACGAGGATGACAATTCATTTATCGAGTACCGTCATTCCTCGATTCAGtacaagaaaaagaagaagaagcattACAATAAATCACCGAATGGCGTGTTCTCCCTTGATGAATACCACTCAAATTGTGATAAACGAGGCTCATTAGTGACGGAAAGTACGGGATCAGGTGCGTCGGATTTCAGTACAGCGACGACGGCACGTTGTAGCAGCGGAACAGACCCGGAACAGCAACAAttgcagcagcaacagcaacaacagacGCAACAAAAAACGCAatcgcagcagcagcatcggAGACGACATGCTATCAATATCACGACTAATCCGGGATATCAAGTAAGAAATCTTacatttgaaatatattttttaaagtcacgtggataaaaatatttctttaagtcacgtggtttaaaaaattctcaaggcACGTGGTTTGATAATTACTCAAGTCTAgtggtttgaaaaatgttcaattcacgttgtttgaaacaatttcaatgcacgtggttttaaaaataatttagatcacgtgttttaaaaatttttcaagcaacgtggtttaaaaagtttttaaagtcacgtggttcgaaaatttctcttgtcacttgatttgaaaaatttttaaagtcacgtggtttaaaaaatttttaaaggcttgtggtttgaaaaatttcttaagtcacgtggtttgaaaaatttcttatgtcacgtggtttaaaaactttcttaagtcacgtggtttgaaaaatttctcaagttaCGTGGTTTATAAAGTTGTTCATGTCACGTGGTTAGAAACAATTTCAAGACACGtggttttgaaaataatttagatcacgtgttttaaatatttttcaagcatggcttgaaaagtttttaaagtcacgtggtttaaaaattttgaaagtcacttgttttgaaaattcttcatgtcacgtggtttgaaaaaaaaatttagtcacgtggtttgaaatattttaaagacagatggtttgaaaaatttctcaagtcacgtggttcgaTAATTTCTCGAGTCTAttcttaagtcacgtggtttaaaaaaaaatttaagtcatgtggtttgataaaaatatttttttttatacaagtttttatcaattaaaaaaatgttctctaACAACaactttatgaatatttttttcaacttttaggCCATTCACAACTCGCATTCAACATTGGACCGTACGTGTTCCGACAGCGTTGTCTCGTCGCGAATCCGCAAATCAACAAGTGACCTAACACAAGCGTCCGACGTTCAATCACCCATTCAACCGCCGCACCGAAGAAGGGGAAGCTCCAAGGTAATTTTAGCAAAGAACTGATACGAACAAATCTAATTTCCGcgcaaatttcattaaataggGTGGTCTCGCCTATCTGGCTAGTCGTCGTAATTCGCGTGAATCCATCAAAAGTGCGGCATCAAACGCTTCGATTTTCTCCAATGATGACATCGGGCCGCTGGCATTCCAGGCATCAGCTCGTGGCCAACAACGGCGCACTTCAAATTTCCTCGAGCTAccaagtaagaaaaaatttttttctttgtaaaaatgtctatttttcgataattttacgTGTGTTGGCACCCAAGGCAACTGCCATCAAAGTCAGATACATTACGACACACGATTGCTTTCATTCATTCCATTTGCTTgtttacaaaagtttttaacccGACACATAAACCAATATTTGTGAttgaattttcctcttttgctCGTTCTCTCTCTCGTGCTTCGAATCTTCATCAAAATGATACGTTGCGTGGCAAACAAAGCCAATGCCATGCTACGAAACccatataatttcaaaaacaaacaaattctgTCAAAAACTCTCTACGATTCcgtacaaaaaaacttttgtcgaCAATACTTGCGATATAATGGGATAgagcataaaaatgaaatgccTTCAGGTCAGTTCCGGTCTATTTCCtcatttctgttttttttttttgttcttcttttctttttcttttgtttgctGAAACGCACACATTACAAACGCACACAAAAAGAAGTTAATCTCCTCATAATCTTCGTAATCAAAGAATCATtatatgatgattattttcttAGGAAATGTTTGGCACGTTTTTGTTCCACTTTATTGTTGAATAGAACATTGTGCCATTCTGCCGAAAATGCTGCAATAGAGATAAATTTGCATGGCAAAATACTTGTTTgttgaaaatgtttgaaaatgatgaaaagttgacactcaatcaaaatttcaatttaaacgtGGTGAAATGGACTAGAAATTTcttctataaattttgtgaaaaaaaaatgttttcaattgaAGTTCACGCTGTTGGATAAATTCAAAACCATTCATTGAAATGGTTTTAGTTTGATTTTacagtttttcataaaaaaaatatatttttcaacatgATTTTTTGCTCCTTATGACGTCTGTCTGTAAAATCTACAGTGAGGAGTAGTAAATtgtgaacaaattttatttttaacttaagatttttcagttcgttcaaaataatattgtccactaaataaataaatatatttaaaaatattttttttttgaaaaaagaaataaaaaattcaaaaactacaagaaaaattttgaggacCATATTTTAGAACCCTGAAGGTCTTAAAAAGGTATAAAGCTAAGtgactcttttttattttatttttttttaaaaaaaaattaattgtttatttaaagtgtttatttttaagtcacttaaaaattgtgacttaaaaacttcttattaaaaaagtcgaaaaattttgacataagcttaaatttaaaaaaattaaaatttttatagaaacttttaaataaattttaaataataaaataaatttaaataaataaatttttaatttttaaaattaatttttgaattttcatccgaattttgagacatttttttaaaaaaaaaattttccaaaaatatattaatttagatcgttaagaaattgaattccaatatttaaaaattaataataaaaaatatttatttactactgaaaaatatataaaatcttaaattcgttaaagaaatttgcatagcaataaagtttttcgttttaaattaaaaatttcgataaattaaaaactcgaTACATTTcagcctaaaataaaaaaagctcgATTTGAACATAAAtccagttaaaatatttatttttaaaatattaaattttaaactgagAATTTACATGAAATCCGCTCATGTAATACAagaaacatttcaaatttgGTTCATTTAACACGTAACATCAAATGTAACCTTTTGCTCCCATTCAATTTCAAATATCAAACTATTCatcaataaatgtttatttaaaatattgatacttacacatattttatttactgtgcaaaaatattcattggtaaaatacttttttgaaaaatagagTTTTTGTGTTTACTGCaataaattctcattttaaataaatgaaaaagtatttatttcgaaaatattttcaaacacGAATGATGATAGTTTGATGATATTCAGGCCAAGGTAAAAACTCGCTTTCAACAtacaaataaaacatttttcgatcCCAACTAGAAAATAATTAGTGCACCTTTTCCCAAGTGAATTCGTTAATTGTATCGCGTTACACGGCAGCAGCAAGAGCAGTTACTCACAATTTACAACTCGCCTTACTTCGCTGATGGAAAATTGATTGATACCGTGGATTTAACGTggattatttcattatttattattataatgataaCATTATTATCTCGCACACGATGATTTATCGCACAGACAAtggatgtaataataatttaatgagaaaCCGTGCACACACTCTtgattgataaatattaaaatgagatTATAtcgtttcaaattttagtgaTCGTATCATGtcgtggaaaattttatgcttttttgcgTGGGACTTGCACATAAAGTTTGCTTCattatcgttattttttttcttttcgtcgATGGGTATCACAAAAACAGCTTGaatcaggtttttttttgcatttttttcttcacaataCATCATATCAACTATGATGATAGGGGTTATAAtttatgaaaggaaaaaagattaatttcaatacaaaCTGAGACTCCTTTTTTGCAAGTCTATTGATACCCGCTCCATTTCACTTTCATCAACGCTTTATTAATATTCCGCCtctattgaaagttttttgttgtattttgccAGATTGGAAGTTATAACAAAAAGATTACGATAAaggaaatttcattcataagaTGAATTTATAGATTCAAGTAGTGAGTAGAAGACAGCgaaagaaaatgagaaaaaagaggAGAGGATGGCAAacgtaaaaatgatgaataattcaaaaaatgttcccGTCGGTTAttaataatgattttattattaaaccatagtcaaaaattatttctgattTGGCCCAACCTCaaccaaatatttgaaatattttctgaaaaaattgagaaaatgtttagaaaaaatatattgaaataaattttaattttaattaagctaatttaaataaatttaattaaaattataaagttataattaaacaaaaaaaaaataattaatttaattttttttctcggttaAAAAAGTtccgaaattattattttttaattttaacatttttagcaatatattaaaaaaaatcaagtttgtaAGGAATaacattttctcttttaatttttaaaattgatgatcaaaaatgtataaaattcttcgaaattataaaagaatttaaacttttttaaaattattttttcatgaaatgagagaaaatatttttttttattttaacataaattttattttaggcaagtgcaatttcaaaaaatgtttcacatgtcCTCCCACCtaactttttccgaaaatccAAGGAGGGAATAAtagaataatgataatggttttgaaatattttaaccttcaaaacatacgaaaaatgactaaaaatcatcaaaaattggttgaaatctacaaattttgttatattttgcaatttttcaaaggattAGACTAATTttcacggaaaaaaattaaaattaaaatttaaaaatttaattttttttttgtttcgaaaatgaatcaattgttaaaataaaagatctaAAATGTCTATAAAGCACACAATTGAATATTATAACTCTTTAAAACTAGTGAAAAGatagaaaaatcattaaaatcattgttttccattatcattattcattacTCCCACCGCCTTACTTTTTGAGgtccaaaataatgtgaaacattttttgaaattgaacttgccttattaaaaaaatctctttaacaaatttatattaaaatttcaaagttataaaatttaaataaaatttagtttttgtaaCTCTTTTTAAGGATAcctaatactttttttatctttcaatatttttgtttaatatttaaaaaagcaaatttaaattttacctacagtcctaaatatttttcttcaaaatttgtttaaaatatttaattttgtatttttttttctttttgtaaaaaaaatattttttttgaatagtgcctaataatagaaaaaatattttatatttttttaaatttttaataaattcttagtTCGAAATTAagaacaacaatttttaattttcaaaaaaattttattaaaataactatttctaaaaaactcaaaatatttaaattatacacgaaaaaattcacatattaaaatctcattaaaatttagttcgttaaagttttcatttttaaaaaagctatTCTGAGCTTCAAATAACAATCaactaaaaatcattaaaaacaattttttcaacaactttttttttgtcataacacTACTTTAACCTGAGCTCTGAACTTCTAGAAAAGTTTGTAAAagtaaatatgatttttttcaaactttttaaaaaacataaatttttcacaatgcaCCAAGTACGTAACGTAAAGTCAAAGTAGGCCACGTTTCTCGCCGTACATTTGACATGTCAGTAACATCTTCTACCTGTGCCTTAATCTGTTTTCTGTATCAACATGCGAGTTGCGAGTCGGCAGCAAGGAGCAAGAACAAACATATAAAGCacataaaacaataataaatatagaTAATGACGTTATATTGTTGTAGCTGGCGGCGATTACTACCTGCGCTGCCTCGTCGTGTAGTCATGTCGTTTAAATGATGAATGAAGTGCTTAATGCATGTAATGTTTATGTGTCGTGCCTGCAGGCGAGCTTTTAACCTCTTTGTTCATTCTTGTAGCACTTTTCTTTAATTCTGCCAGTCATGTTGCCAGGCGTCCCCATTAGCAAAATGTAAAAGTCATGAAACGAACAAAAGCCCAATATTGACTCGTCAAACATAATCGGCTTGTATTTTAATTGCTTCTGAAGTATTTTGCAGCAGAATGGAACAAAAACCGAATTCCATCAATGAAAAGGGAATACATGCAATTAAATGTAGTAAATTGATGCATAAATCATGTTTCGCCACACAAATGCCAACAAAGTCCGTTTTCGTTCGGTTTTTGCCAGTTGAATGATTTTGCggcgaaaattaaattgtttcaaGCTGTAGGCGAATAAATACGAGAAACATCCTTGAATTCAATCTCAAGTCCCGGTGGGTGATTTTATCGGTCATTTTCACAGCGTCGCACTTGTTGCGATTTACGACAATGAGCCGTATAATGTCACAACAAACTTTTTATccgctcttttttttataatttttttttctttaagtacAAGTTCTTGTTTCTTTTCTGTCTTcattattaatgataattgTTTTCCAGGCTCTTGAGTACTATTTGCTTTGTTAGTCATGAGGTATCTACAGAAAAAACGCGCAAACAACAAGAGAAAGAGAACGGTCTTTTCTGACAAAAAGAAACCCCTTTTCgcatgaataaatttcaatatcatTAATTCATGatttgtttttgctttttttgctgGCAATGCTCGAGAAAAGTTACTTGGCCACACAAGTGGCTGGTGATGGGTTCTTGTAATTTGAGTTGAAGAAAAACTTGTGAAATTCCggttaacaaaataaaattgtatctAAAACGAAAGCATTCAAGCATTACTTTGGCATAACTTTAATTAGAATATCGCTTTCAATTTATGGAATGAACAATAGTCATCATATATATGTTGAAACGTACATACAAAAACTATACAATTTCCTACTCAGTGGGATGATGTGACCTTTTTTAAGGTTCTGGAGGTATAAAAAGAAggatctcaaaatttttatttattaaatttttcaaaatttatatcaagaaaaaatttaaaaaatataaaactttggaaaaaaataactacGAAAATTTAGAGGTCCTTCATATCATCCTATTTCGTGATTTCGTgtgattagaaatttttcattaaacattttttttaaattaattttgaacagttttttaataaacttttaagtatttttaatttttgccctaaaatatttttttgatatttattaattaaattaaattaaggccgctccaaatgaaaatcaaaaataaagttcaaaatttttaaaaataaaatgaaagggggcaaaataaaaaaaaaatttgaaataatattttcatacaaaatgaaaaattttttaactatttttgagtgttaaatattttttatttattttttttaattatctttttgagatttatttaatttaaaatagatttcagaatattacctacatattaaaaaaaaaattaaagaaaaaaattcataaaaaatacctaactgtcaaaaaaatttgaaaaataaatt
The sequence above is drawn from the Culicoides brevitarsis isolate CSIRO-B50_1 chromosome 1, AGI_CSIRO_Cbre_v1, whole genome shotgun sequence genome and encodes:
- the LOC134838112 gene encoding uncharacterized protein LOC134838112 isoform X2, with translation MACSRSPPASPRAPKIQQQSWDDSDTPPIDLYDPNNHSPPRSPGRVSYYDHPLNSPNTRKYEKPRDKQQICKSPSSPRRFDFPEMRNEQQQQYGTPPKAPPTITYQKSPTGSYYDRKKNPQSIVTSPRGSQSLEYGAISPKYEHKHKKFEYYEPCSPDEEHHDDEDDNSFIEYRHSSIQYKKKKKKHYNKSPNGVFSLDEYHSNCDKRGSLVTESTGSGASDFSTATTARCSSGTDPEQQQLQQQQQQQTQQKTQSQQQHRRRHAINITTNPGYQAIHNSHSTLDRTCSDSVVSSRIRKSTSDLTQASDVQSPIQPPHRRRGSSKGGLAYLASRRNSRESIKSAASNASIFSNDDIGPLAFQASARGQQRRTSNFLELPIPDHARPRVCSLPERPYNPRQSDDLYRLRTFSISKGTVVNCGDSIISRRSRSNTSVNSTTSRASERSPFDGSCCGGGYATVDSMPNSPTDSDPPPPPRYRVVMLGDSGCGKTALVSQFMTSEYMHTYDASLDDEFGEKTVSILLDGEESEMIFIDHPTVEMSVENSLSTYEPHACVIVYSVVQRSSFHVAEEILNYLWRENISKEKAVILVGNKADLARSRVISTSEGKNLAQSRDAKFIETSSGIQHNVDELLVGVLKQIRLKETREKKASASKMRSSKTHLSLHLAKEILQKIGLTDISKSKSCENLHVL
- the LOC134838112 gene encoding uncharacterized protein LOC134838112 isoform X1; its protein translation is MACSRSPPASPRAPKIQQQSWDDSDTPPIDLYDPNNHSPPRSPGRVSYYDHPLNSPNTRKYEKPRDKQQICKSPSSPRRFDFPEMRNEQQQQYGTPPKAPPTITYQKSPTGSYYDRKKNPQSIVTSPRGSQSLEYGAISPKYEHKHKKFEYYEPCSPDEEHHDDEDDNSFIEYRHSSIQYKKKKKKHYNKSPNGVFSLDEYHSNCDKRGSLVTESTGSGASDFSTATTARCSSGTDPEQQQLQQQQQQQTQQKTQSQQQHRRRHAINITTNPGYQAIHNSHSTLDRTCSDSVVSSRIRKSTSDLTQASDVQSPIQPPHRRRGSSKGGLAYLASRRNSRESIKSAASNASIFSNDDIGPLAFQASARGQQRRTSNFLELPIPDHARPRVCSLPERPYNPRQSDDLYRLRTFSISKGTVVNCGDSIISRRSRSNTSVNSTTSRASERSPFDGSCCGGGYATVDSMPNSPTDSDPPPPPRYRVVMLGDSGCGKTALVSQFMTSEYMHTYDASLDYCYCKFSLEQRLI